From a single Loigolactobacillus coryniformis subsp. coryniformis KCTC 3167 = DSM 20001 genomic region:
- a CDS encoding TetR/AcrR family transcriptional regulator, translated as MAKTRQPIDPEKKARIIDVAMHEFAQHGYRDTKTDDIATQADVSKGLIFHYFKSKANLYLETVRRTFDKINQAADLSVWQDATDLKTMIVRALRYKIKMQLQYPDEFTLAMQAYGDTNALPEKLRPQMQEIWRSVLANSVPLLVTPVIDRLPLRSGVKRDDVQAMILAISNFIGEQSKVMIQANPQLKVADFDGIVEQAMALMDIVEHGFLAD; from the coding sequence ATGGCAAAAACAAGACAACCGATCGATCCAGAAAAGAAAGCAAGAATTATTGACGTGGCAATGCATGAATTTGCACAACATGGTTACCGGGACACAAAAACTGACGACATTGCCACACAAGCCGATGTTTCCAAAGGGCTGATCTTTCACTATTTTAAATCAAAAGCTAATCTTTATTTGGAAACAGTTCGCCGGACTTTTGATAAGATCAATCAAGCGGCGGACTTGAGTGTCTGGCAAGACGCCACCGATTTGAAAACCATGATCGTACGTGCGCTGCGCTATAAAATTAAAATGCAATTACAGTACCCGGATGAATTTACGCTGGCGATGCAGGCCTACGGTGATACCAATGCGTTGCCGGAAAAACTACGGCCGCAGATGCAGGAAATCTGGCGCAGCGTTTTGGCCAATTCGGTACCTTTATTAGTGACCCCAGTTATCGACCGACTGCCGTTACGTTCTGGCGTTAAGCGGGATGATGTGCAGGCGATGATCTTGGCGATCTCTAATTTTATCGGCGAGCAAAGCAAAGTGATGATCCAGGCGAATCCGCAGCTTAAAGTGGCTGATTTTGATGGAATCGTTGAGCAGGCGATGGCGCTGATGGATATTGTTGAGCACGGCTTTTTGGCGGATTAA
- a CDS encoding ABC transporter permease — protein MTNTNYAKTGFLLRVYLRRDWLKIMLWLIGVVGLMAGAAGKFDTLYGSSKAMNSIITTLRTPAMVSLLGPFTAEKPYTVASVYAAEMMVFMGLFVAIMNIYFAIHATRTDEESGVTELVRARATGRNASLTAAILELVLINLIAGVLEAVGLQVSGMSGINAAGNWLFGFSLAAFGLMFGAFSLLAAQLASSSRSATILSYLILGLLFVARMVTDIQNTDLTWWTIYGWIEKLDIYGQNIWWPVGLMLILIGLVGGMAITLGATRDVGAGLLPQRAGRSRASSLLRGPLTLIARLECTSTIIWLVALFILGATYGSIFGTAGDLMKTNPTMAKLIGTTAVTQANRAIVLAFANKLVIIFVVLATVPGLIILFRLNRDERNGYFEQLHAKAVSRGHLYLSIVAFGLVSAVIALLLGILGMYVAGAASMGDEALAVSRFMRAFWGYAPALIVTFGIAALLAGLAPKLQNIAWAIPVYGLISLYLGPLLDFPKWATRISPYGWVNQVPINAVAWDTAGWMTALGLILILTGYLTYARRDLLVN, from the coding sequence ATGACCAACACTAATTATGCGAAAACCGGCTTTTTGCTGCGGGTTTATTTACGTCGTGACTGGTTAAAAATTATGCTGTGGTTGATCGGGGTTGTTGGCTTGATGGCGGGGGCTGCCGGTAAATTTGATACGCTGTACGGCTCAAGCAAGGCCATGAACTCGATCATTACAACTTTACGCACACCGGCAATGGTATCGCTGCTAGGTCCCTTTACTGCAGAAAAGCCGTACACAGTGGCAAGCGTTTACGCAGCTGAAATGATGGTCTTCATGGGGTTATTCGTGGCGATAATGAATATCTATTTTGCGATCCACGCCACACGTACCGATGAAGAGTCTGGCGTCACTGAATTGGTCAGAGCGCGGGCCACTGGTCGGAATGCTAGTCTGACTGCGGCTATTCTTGAATTGGTATTGATCAACTTGATTGCTGGCGTGCTTGAAGCGGTGGGATTACAAGTTTCTGGTATGTCAGGTATTAATGCCGCAGGAAACTGGCTGTTTGGATTCAGTTTAGCTGCATTTGGGCTGATGTTTGGGGCTTTTTCGCTACTAGCCGCACAACTAGCCAGTTCCAGTCGTAGCGCCACGATTTTAAGTTATTTAATTCTTGGGCTCTTATTTGTTGCGCGCATGGTGACTGATATTCAAAATACGGATCTAACTTGGTGGACGATTTATGGCTGGATCGAGAAGTTAGATATTTATGGTCAGAATATTTGGTGGCCGGTGGGCTTGATGCTGATCTTGATCGGACTTGTCGGCGGAATGGCAATTACACTAGGGGCGACCCGTGATGTTGGTGCTGGCTTGTTGCCACAACGGGCTGGCCGCAGTCGTGCTTCAAGCCTATTGCGTGGTCCATTGACCCTGATTGCACGTTTGGAGTGCACTAGTACAATTATTTGGCTAGTGGCGTTGTTTATTCTTGGTGCCACCTACGGCTCGATTTTTGGCACTGCCGGCGATTTGATGAAAACCAATCCAACCATGGCTAAATTGATCGGTACTACAGCGGTGACCCAGGCCAATCGCGCTATCGTGCTGGCTTTTGCCAATAAATTAGTGATCATCTTTGTTGTATTAGCGACAGTTCCTGGTTTGATCATTTTGTTCCGGCTTAATCGCGATGAACGCAACGGCTATTTTGAGCAGCTGCACGCCAAGGCAGTTTCCCGCGGGCACTTGTATCTCAGTATCGTGGCCTTTGGCTTGGTCAGTGCCGTGATTGCTTTGTTGCTGGGCATTCTAGGGATGTACGTGGCTGGCGCGGCGTCAATGGGCGATGAAGCCTTGGCTGTTAGCCGCTTCATGCGGGCATTCTGGGGTTACGCGCCGGCGCTGATCGTTACTTTTGGTATTGCGGCGTTACTGGCTGGGCTAGCGCCTAAGCTGCAAAATATTGCCTGGGCGATTCCGGTTTATGGGCTGATCTCGCTGTACCTTGGTCCGTTACTAGACTTTCCTAAATGGGCGACTCGTATTTCGCCATACGGTTGGGTCAATCAAGTGCCGATCAATGCAGTTGCGTGGGATACCGCTGGTTGGATGACCGCTTTGGGCTTGATTTTGATTCTTACCGGGTATCTCACGTACGCTCGCCGTGACCTGTTAGTAAATTAG
- a CDS encoding ABC transporter ATP-binding protein, with protein sequence MAQSVVEIKHLQKHFGKFQALKDITLTVNSGEVFGFIGPNGAGKSTTIRTLLGILKKSGGTATIFGQDVWRDAVAIHKRLAYVPGDVYLWPNLSGGEVIDLFLKLNDQKHSARTDTLIKAFELDVTKKCHTYSKGNRQKVALIAALSTAADLYIFDEPTSGLDPLMEEVFQKQVLALKDAGKSVLLSSHILSEVEHMCDRIAIIRAGQIIETGTLDDMRQLSRTQVTVTTEKENTQIGENPAVHGFKQTGNKATFAVDSEALATVISDLAPLGVKSLQSTPPTLEDLFMRYYNQQEGVADDQH encoded by the coding sequence ATGGCCCAATCAGTTGTAGAAATAAAGCATTTGCAGAAGCATTTTGGTAAGTTTCAAGCTTTGAAAGATATTACACTGACCGTCAATTCCGGTGAAGTTTTCGGTTTTATTGGTCCAAATGGTGCGGGTAAATCGACAACTATTCGCACGCTGCTGGGTATTTTGAAGAAAAGCGGCGGAACGGCAACGATTTTTGGTCAGGATGTTTGGCGCGATGCCGTAGCGATTCATAAACGTTTAGCGTATGTTCCGGGGGATGTTTATCTCTGGCCGAATTTAAGTGGCGGCGAAGTGATTGATCTTTTTTTAAAACTGAATGATCAAAAACATTCTGCGCGTACTGATACGCTGATCAAAGCTTTCGAGCTCGATGTTACTAAAAAATGTCATACCTATTCTAAGGGGAACCGACAAAAGGTAGCTTTGATTGCGGCGTTATCCACGGCAGCTGATTTGTATATCTTTGATGAGCCAACTAGTGGCTTAGATCCGCTAATGGAAGAAGTTTTCCAAAAGCAGGTTTTAGCATTAAAGGATGCTGGTAAAAGTGTGCTACTGTCCAGCCATATTTTAAGTGAAGTGGAGCATATGTGTGATCGCATCGCCATTATTCGTGCAGGACAAATTATTGAAACTGGTACCTTAGACGATATGCGTCAACTGAGTCGTACACAGGTGACGGTGACCACAGAAAAGGAAAATACACAGATCGGTGAAAATCCGGCGGTCCACGGTTTTAAACAGACGGGCAACAAAGCAACTTTTGCCGTCGATTCAGAAGCGTTGGCAACTGTGATCAGCGATTTAGCCCCATTAGGCGTTAAATCATTGCAAAGTACGCCACCAACATTGGAAGATCTGTTTATGCGCTATTACAACCAGCAGGAGGGTGTCGCTGATGACCAACACTAA
- a CDS encoding FAD-dependent oxidoreductase encodes MKVIIIGCTHAGTSVAQQILKTHPETAVTIYERNNNISFLSCGISLYLGGTVKALEDMFYATPQDLKDLGAQVHTQHDVYKIDVAKKQVLVEDLLSGRKFVDQYDKLVITTGSVPVVPPIQGVSLPNILICKDYADATKIAATARVKKHIAIIGGGYIGVELAESYSNTDHQVTLINGLHPLLSHYVDTDFSEKVAADLAAHGVKLKLNETALKFDSDEQHVYIQTDQAEHQADLAVICVGFRPQTDLLVGQIKLNQDGSIHVDRYMRTSDPNIYAAGDAVAVHFNPTQEDAYTPLATNAVRQGLLVGMNIFQPTLPDIGTQATSALHLYGKTLASTGLTLARAQSHGFTAAVASLTDNYRPEFMPSTTPIDMRLVYDRATHKILGGQLYSEYDVAQSANLLSVCIQNENTIEQLAFVDMLFSPYYDRPFNYLNQLGLAAMAQESAVKP; translated from the coding sequence ATGAAAGTGATCATTATTGGCTGTACCCATGCTGGCACCAGCGTGGCACAACAGATACTAAAAACGCATCCGGAGACAGCGGTGACGATTTATGAACGTAATAATAACATTTCGTTTCTGTCCTGCGGGATCTCGCTGTATTTAGGCGGTACCGTTAAGGCGCTGGAAGATATGTTTTACGCCACGCCTCAGGATCTGAAAGACCTGGGCGCGCAAGTGCACACGCAGCATGATGTTTATAAAATCGATGTGGCCAAAAAGCAAGTCCTAGTTGAGGATCTGCTTTCTGGACGCAAATTTGTCGACCAATACGATAAATTAGTGATCACAACTGGCTCGGTTCCAGTGGTGCCGCCAATTCAGGGAGTTAGTTTGCCGAATATTCTGATCTGTAAGGACTATGCGGATGCCACCAAAATTGCAGCAACGGCGCGGGTCAAGAAGCACATTGCGATCATTGGTGGCGGCTATATCGGCGTTGAACTAGCGGAAAGTTACAGCAACACTGACCATCAAGTAACGCTGATCAATGGCTTGCATCCGCTGTTAAGTCATTATGTGGATACCGATTTTTCTGAAAAAGTGGCGGCTGATTTGGCGGCACATGGTGTCAAGTTAAAGCTAAATGAAACCGCGTTGAAATTTGATAGTGATGAACAGCATGTCTATATTCAAACGGATCAGGCTGAGCATCAGGCTGATCTGGCGGTGATCTGCGTTGGTTTTCGCCCGCAAACTGATCTGTTGGTGGGCCAAATCAAATTGAATCAGGACGGTTCGATCCACGTTGACCGTTATATGCGTACATCTGATCCGAATATTTATGCAGCCGGCGATGCGGTGGCGGTCCATTTTAACCCAACGCAAGAAGACGCCTACACGCCGTTGGCAACAAATGCCGTTCGCCAAGGATTGTTGGTGGGGATGAATATTTTTCAACCCACCTTGCCGGATATTGGCACGCAGGCGACTTCGGCGTTGCACCTTTATGGCAAAACGTTGGCTTCAACTGGCCTGACACTGGCGCGGGCACAAAGTCACGGCTTCACTGCTGCCGTAGCTAGTCTGACCGATAATTATCGACCAGAGTTTATGCCATCGACCACGCCGATCGATATGCGCCTAGTTTATGACCGCGCCACCCATAAAATTCTAGGCGGCCAACTTTATAGTGAATATGATGTTGCGCAGTCAGCGAATTTACTATCCGTTTGTATTCAAAATGAGAATACGATCGAGCAGTTGGCGTTTGTCGACATGTTGTTCTCGCCTTACTATGATCGACCATTTAATTACCTGAACCAGCTCGGTTTAGCTGCGATGGCACAGGAATCTGCGGTGAAACCCTAA
- a CDS encoding helix-turn-helix domain-containing protein has product MINLNESAGKQLDLTDSNAVAAALKHYGEIIETYASDDQRSMVAGDAQSALIYDHIPIRVYHLMLTQLDHTITYQETAALIVASYTGKDISEVLDLSPEVKLALKFQIARRQAKMTQKEVAAKVGNINQSQIARAERVNTMLSLSQWASLFAAIKTPVTLRLY; this is encoded by the coding sequence ATGATCAATCTAAATGAATCAGCAGGAAAGCAACTAGATTTGACTGACAGCAATGCGGTTGCTGCGGCGTTAAAACATTACGGTGAGATTATTGAAACTTATGCCAGTGATGATCAGCGTTCTATGGTGGCTGGGGATGCGCAAAGTGCGCTGATCTATGATCATATTCCGATTCGTGTTTATCACTTGATGCTCACGCAGCTGGACCACACGATCACATACCAGGAGACCGCGGCGTTGATCGTTGCCAGTTATACTGGTAAGGATATTAGCGAAGTGCTCGACTTATCACCGGAAGTCAAATTAGCGCTTAAGTTTCAAATTGCCCGGCGACAAGCTAAAATGACGCAAAAAGAAGTAGCGGCAAAAGTTGGTAATATTAATCAATCACAGATCGCGCGGGCAGAACGGGTAAATACAATGTTGTCGTTGAGTCAGTGGGCGAGTTTATTTGCTGCGATTAAGACACCAGTGACGCTACGCCTTTATTAG
- a CDS encoding GNAT family N-acetyltransferase: MTYQRVTQAEFLAKYWPEINFQFNWANLLQMYPNGQLFIALLETRLVGVILFERIFSNEFDRIHNVEVASQMRQRHIGAHLIAQVAQDSFDHAFAGFVQLTTKTNGAEKFYARLGGIVDHQNVIFYPDASMALIKRYLSGGNCHDQSK; this comes from the coding sequence ATGACTTATCAACGTGTTACCCAAGCAGAATTTTTGGCTAAGTATTGGCCAGAAATAAATTTCCAATTTAATTGGGCAAATTTACTTCAAATGTACCCAAACGGGCAACTATTTATTGCATTGTTGGAAACACGACTTGTTGGTGTGATTCTATTTGAGCGGATTTTCAGCAACGAATTTGATCGGATCCATAATGTGGAAGTCGCTAGTCAGATGCGTCAGCGCCATATCGGGGCGCACCTGATCGCTCAAGTTGCGCAAGACTCATTTGATCACGCGTTTGCCGGATTTGTCCAACTAACGACCAAGACTAACGGTGCTGAAAAGTTCTATGCGCGATTGGGCGGCATTGTTGATCATCAAAATGTTATTTTCTATCCTGATGCAAGCATGGCCTTGATCAAACGTTATTTGAGTGGAGGAAATTGCCATGATCAATCTAAATGA
- a CDS encoding metal-sensing transcriptional repressor — MTTNDQLLNRLKRAEGQLRGIQNMLTEERAAKDVLIQLTAVRSTIDKTIGLILAANVAANLPATAVTPELQAALDLIAKTK; from the coding sequence TTGACAACTAACGACCAACTTTTAAACCGATTAAAGCGCGCGGAAGGTCAGTTGCGCGGCATTCAAAATATGCTGACCGAGGAGCGCGCCGCCAAAGATGTGCTGATTCAGTTAACTGCAGTCCGTTCGACCATCGATAAAACGATCGGCTTGATTTTAGCGGCTAACGTGGCGGCTAATTTACCGGCAACGGCAGTCACGCCGGAATTGCAGGCGGCGTTAGATTTAATTGCGAAGACGAAATAA
- the asnB gene encoding asparagine synthase (glutamine-hydrolyzing), producing MCGIIGFAGGDLSVDDKNLTLDKQVEVIKHRGPNDKGKYVDEDVALGFRRLSIIDLTNGKQPIYNADNTKLIVFNGEIYNYQSVRDDLEQNLGYVFKTHTDTEVLLHGYEAWGKDVLKRIRGMFTFFIWDTVKKELFGARDFFGIKPLYYTYLDDGTFMFSSELKTFMKHPGFKKQLNKDALKPYLMNQYNDLDETFFKGVFKFPAGHYFMWRDGHVDIEQYWDAEYKENNMSFDETVEAINKSVEESVKLHHIADVPVGSFLSEGVDSSYVTSVLKPEKVFSVGFDETYNEAGRAKVLADDLGLEFHTTTVHGDDAFAKFPLMQYHMDEPDGNPSLIPLWFLSEMAAKEVTVVLSGEGADEMFAGYVNYGMHSHNEVIKVFAEGLRKLPRGTRYRLANRIKKGRNFHGKVHLYTRLAKPSEFYVGESVIYTFEHPTIFSADEANNLVTAAYKNDLNVSDNYQRDFKKVKDADEVKQMQYIDLHHFMANDILQKADKISMAHSLELRVPFLDRDVAELANSIPSKYLLNTKDTKYAFRRASEKHLGKEFASRPKLGFPVPIHQWLLEDKYYQQVRDLFSQDFVKEFFDQQQILDLLEATHKDTQDGRRQVWVIYTFLVWYQDYFINLDQFQ from the coding sequence ATGTGCGGAATTATCGGCTTTGCCGGCGGTGATTTGTCGGTTGATGATAAGAACTTAACTTTAGACAAACAAGTTGAAGTCATCAAACATCGGGGCCCGAATGACAAAGGAAAATATGTTGACGAAGATGTTGCGCTGGGCTTCCGGCGGTTGTCGATCATTGATCTCACCAACGGTAAGCAACCGATCTACAATGCGGACAATACTAAACTGATCGTCTTTAACGGCGAAATTTACAACTATCAAAGCGTGCGCGACGATTTGGAACAAAACCTCGGCTATGTTTTCAAAACGCATACCGATACTGAAGTTTTGTTGCATGGCTACGAAGCTTGGGGTAAGGACGTGCTTAAACGTATCCGCGGCATGTTCACCTTTTTCATCTGGGATACGGTCAAAAAGGAACTGTTCGGTGCCCGGGACTTTTTTGGGATCAAACCGTTGTACTACACCTATTTAGATGATGGCACCTTTATGTTCTCTAGCGAACTGAAAACGTTCATGAAGCATCCGGGCTTTAAAAAGCAGCTCAATAAGGATGCACTCAAACCTTATTTAATGAATCAATACAATGACTTGGATGAAACCTTCTTCAAAGGTGTCTTCAAGTTCCCCGCGGGCCATTATTTTATGTGGCGTGATGGTCACGTTGATATTGAACAATATTGGGATGCGGAATACAAAGAAAATAATATGAGCTTTGACGAAACGGTTGAAGCCATCAATAAATCAGTCGAAGAATCAGTTAAATTGCATCATATCGCGGACGTACCTGTGGGTAGCTTCCTTTCTGAAGGGGTCGACAGTAGTTACGTAACCAGCGTTTTGAAGCCAGAAAAAGTCTTCAGTGTCGGTTTTGATGAAACTTACAACGAAGCTGGTCGGGCTAAAGTGTTAGCTGACGATCTCGGGTTGGAATTTCACACGACCACGGTCCATGGTGACGATGCCTTCGCTAAGTTCCCATTGATGCAGTATCACATGGACGAACCTGATGGTAATCCTAGCCTAATTCCGCTGTGGTTCTTGTCAGAAATGGCCGCTAAGGAAGTTACCGTGGTGCTATCCGGTGAGGGCGCTGATGAAATGTTTGCCGGCTACGTCAATTATGGGATGCATTCGCACAATGAAGTGATCAAAGTTTTTGCGGAAGGCTTGCGCAAATTGCCACGGGGTACGCGCTATCGGTTGGCTAACCGAATCAAAAAAGGTCGTAACTTCCACGGTAAGGTCCATTTGTACACGCGCTTAGCCAAACCTAGCGAATTTTATGTTGGTGAATCAGTGATCTATACTTTCGAGCACCCAACGATTTTCAGCGCTGATGAAGCCAATAATTTAGTGACCGCTGCGTACAAAAATGATTTGAACGTTAGTGATAACTACCAACGTGATTTCAAAAAAGTTAAAGACGCTGACGAAGTGAAGCAAATGCAATACATTGATCTGCATCATTTTATGGCCAACGATATTTTACAAAAAGCTGATAAGATCTCGATGGCGCACAGCTTAGAATTGCGGGTACCATTCTTAGATCGCGATGTGGCTGAATTGGCCAACAGTATTCCTAGCAAGTATTTGTTGAACACTAAGGACACTAAGTACGCATTCCGCCGCGCTTCTGAAAAACATTTAGGTAAAGAATTTGCTAGTCGGCCAAAATTAGGCTTCCCAGTACCGATCCATCAATGGCTGCTAGAAGACAAGTACTATCAACAAGTACGTGATCTTTTCAGTCAGGATTTCGTCAAGGAATTCTTCGATCAACAACAAATTCTTGATCTATTAGAGGCGACCCACAAGGATACCCAAGATGGTCGTCGCCAAGTTTGGGTCATTTACACGTTCTTAGTTTGGTATCAAGATTACTTTATCAACTTGGATCAATTTCAATAG
- a CDS encoding LysM peptidoglycan-binding domain-containing protein → MQKETNEQKVHYKMYKAGKTWVFTGISVLTLGLGIFGAQNAANAATSTKTTDDQATTDDNADLTSNTATLKTSAVAAASTAAQSTADSTAQSAAAVSTAKSAAASAAAASTAASQTAQSTADSLAAKSAAASTAAKAVAAKSTAASQAAQSAAASTAVKNAALSGQTVLATALQNESSTATSTASQADTTKAASNTTSQTAAATSTTPTASAAAGNEAKTASSTAATTETTSTVANSAATADSTASQATTAEQAATDADKATSDEAATSTDTTATTDKAESDVAATTDTTADSTAAEVTTDQATTDSTSTDTAAAATSTASTGNSTATSQASAESTAATEVVASQASTSTAASQASSAPVYALGDVDDAALYSAKAVALAEYKATGQAQTITRVAANYYLSAANQAFLDSIKAGAIAGWKKYGILPSLTAAQAILESGWGKSSLAANYHNLFGIKGSYNGQSVSLPTNEYYGYWTTIYDYFRVYPNNSASVEDHGLFLTQNLRYHNLIGVTNAATATTLIRQDGYATAPSYSSQLLNIINSYGLTAWDQIAFSGGSVSTSTGSSSSSSSTAIGSTYTVQSGDTLSAIANKYATTAANLASKNNLSNPNLIYVGQVLNVATTTSSSNTGSTTTVGNTKYYTVQSGDTLSAIARTYNTTAATLASKNNLANANLIYVGQKLIVSSSAATSTNTSANNTTSSKYYTVQSGDTLSAIARTFNTTTASIASKNNISNANLIYVGQKLLVSGSTATANSTASQTSSSTYYTVKSGDTLSAIASKYNTTAANLASKNSISNANLIYVGQKLVVGGSTAKVTTTAKTTSSSNTYTVKSGDTLSSIASKNGTTTASLASKNNISNANLIYVGQVLTLSGSTATSATVTQLSNSSSYTVKSGDSLYSIAAAHGTTVQALASKNGISNTSLIYVGQKISF, encoded by the coding sequence ATGCAAAAAGAAACAAACGAACAGAAAGTACATTATAAAATGTATAAGGCTGGGAAAACCTGGGTCTTCACTGGGATCTCAGTCTTAACATTAGGTTTAGGTATTTTTGGTGCTCAAAACGCCGCTAATGCCGCTACCAGTACTAAAACGACCGATGACCAAGCCACAACTGATGACAACGCTGATTTAACCAGCAACACAGCAACACTTAAAACAAGTGCAGTAGCGGCAGCAAGTACGGCTGCACAATCGACAGCTGACAGTACAGCTCAATCCGCGGCAGCAGTTAGTACAGCCAAATCTGCAGCAGCAAGTGCTGCGGCGGCATCAACAGCTGCCAGTCAAACTGCACAATCAACGGCTGATAGCTTAGCAGCTAAGTCGGCTGCGGCTAGCACTGCCGCTAAGGCTGTTGCTGCTAAATCAACGGCTGCCAGCCAAGCTGCACAATCAGCCGCAGCTTCAACTGCAGTTAAAAATGCTGCCCTCAGCGGCCAAACGGTTTTAGCAACAGCATTACAAAATGAAAGCAGTACAGCCACTAGTACAGCGAGCCAAGCTGATACGACTAAAGCTGCTAGCAATACAACTAGCCAAACTGCTGCAGCAACGAGTACAACGCCAACAGCCAGTGCGGCGGCTGGCAACGAAGCAAAAACTGCTAGCTCAACAGCTGCCACTACAGAAACTACTAGTACTGTAGCTAATTCGGCAGCAACTGCTGATTCTACAGCTAGCCAGGCGACAACAGCTGAGCAAGCTGCAACTGATGCCGATAAGGCCACATCTGATGAAGCAGCCACTAGCACAGATACAACTGCCACTACCGACAAAGCTGAAAGTGACGTAGCGGCGACAACTGATACCACTGCAGACAGTACTGCTGCTGAAGTAACTACGGATCAAGCGACTACGGATAGCACGTCCACTGACACTGCTGCAGCAGCGACTTCAACCGCTAGTACTGGTAACTCAACTGCAACTAGCCAGGCCAGTGCTGAAAGCACTGCCGCAACTGAAGTGGTTGCTAGCCAAGCGAGCACGAGTACTGCAGCAAGCCAAGCTAGCTCAGCGCCAGTTTACGCTTTAGGCGATGTTGACGATGCTGCTTTGTATTCAGCTAAAGCAGTCGCTCTAGCTGAATACAAAGCTACTGGTCAAGCCCAAACAATTACCCGCGTAGCTGCTAACTATTACTTATCAGCGGCTAACCAAGCTTTCTTAGATAGTATTAAAGCCGGCGCCATTGCTGGATGGAAAAAATATGGTATTTTACCATCCTTAACGGCAGCCCAAGCGATCCTTGAAAGTGGTTGGGGTAAATCTAGTTTAGCGGCTAATTACCATAACTTATTTGGGATCAAAGGCTCATACAACGGGCAATCCGTTTCATTGCCAACTAATGAATATTACGGTTACTGGACGACGATCTATGACTATTTCCGGGTTTATCCAAATAACTCAGCTAGCGTCGAAGACCACGGCTTATTCTTAACTCAGAATTTACGTTATCATAACTTAATCGGCGTTACTAATGCCGCAACTGCCACCACTTTGATTCGCCAAGACGGTTATGCAACTGCACCAAGCTACAGCAGTCAATTACTGAATATTATCAATTCTTACGGTTTGACAGCGTGGGATCAGATTGCCTTCAGTGGTGGTTCAGTTTCAACTTCTACAGGTAGCTCAAGTAGCAGTTCTAGCACCGCCATTGGTTCAACTTACACAGTTCAAAGTGGTGACACTTTATCGGCAATCGCTAATAAATACGCGACAACTGCTGCTAATTTAGCCAGCAAGAACAATTTAAGTAATCCTAATTTGATCTATGTCGGTCAAGTACTTAATGTTGCCACAACAACGAGCAGCTCAAATACTGGTAGCACTACAACTGTTGGTAATACTAAGTATTACACGGTGCAAAGTGGCGATACTTTATCCGCGATTGCACGGACTTATAATACGACAGCTGCGACTCTGGCTAGCAAAAATAATTTAGCCAACGCTAATTTGATCTACGTTGGTCAAAAATTAATCGTCAGCTCCAGCGCTGCTACTTCAACCAACACTAGTGCCAACAATACGACTTCAAGTAAGTATTACACAGTTCAAAGTGGTGACACTTTATCAGCAATCGCTAGAACTTTTAACACAACAACTGCAAGTATTGCTAGCAAGAATAATATCAGTAACGCCAACTTGATCTATGTCGGTCAAAAACTATTGGTTAGCGGTTCAACTGCCACAGCTAATTCGACTGCCAGCCAAACTAGCAGCAGTACTTATTATACAGTTAAGAGTGGCGATACTTTATCCGCTATTGCTAGTAAATACAATACAACTGCAGCTAACTTAGCCAGCAAAAATAGCATTAGTAATGCTAATCTAATTTACGTTGGTCAAAAATTAGTTGTTGGTGGTTCAACTGCTAAGGTGACAACAACTGCTAAGACAACATCATCTAGTAACACTTACACCGTTAAAAGTGGTGACACTTTATCCAGTATTGCCAGCAAAAATGGGACGACTACTGCCAGCCTAGCTAGCAAAAATAATATTAGTAACGCCAACTTGATCTACGTCGGCCAAGTACTAACGTTATCCGGTAGCACTGCAACTAGCGCTACCGTAACACAGTTAAGTAATAGTAGCAGTTATACCGTTAAAAGTGGCGATAGTCTGTATAGCATCGCCGCTGCACATGGTACTACTGTGCAAGCATTAGCCAGCAAAAATGGGATCAGCAATACTAGCTTGATCTACGTTGGCCAAAAAATCAGCTTCTAA